The Salicibibacter halophilus DNA window ACTTAATAAGAAATAACTGAAACTTCTCCCAACCGAACGACTTTCGTTGGCTTCTCCGGTTCATCCATTTGAAAAATTGTTGGATGACCGCATCCCGGAACCTCACCACTGCGGTTACGTTGTCTGTGATACAGTAGTAGTTGTAATAACCATTCAGAGAACGGCTTAGTCTACGGACAATGTCCTTCATAGCCAGATGACGGTGAGCTTTCAGCCATTGGTTCGTTTGTTTGAGCTTGGAGGCTATTTTCTTCTTGCTTGTTTTGCGTTTCACACGAAATTTGCCTTTCTTGCTTTTGCCGCAATAATGGGTGAAACCAAGAAAATCAAACGTTGGCGGGTTCCCTTTCCCCGCCTTTTTATGATTCTCCGCAGCGAACCTCCCAAACGGAATAATTTGCGTTTTATCTTCCGCCACTTCCAGGTTAAATTTGTTCAACCTCAACTTGAGTGCATCGTAGAATGCATGCGCATCTTCATGATACTGAAAGCAGCAGACAAAGTCATCTGCGTATCGCACAAGATATGCCTGCCCTTTGATTCTTTTCTTCACATGCTGTTCAAACCACAGGTCCAAAACATAGTGCAGATACACATTCGCTAGTATCGGCGATATCAGGTTTCCCTGCGGCGTTCCGCTCTCCGTCTTATAATGTTTCGCTTGCTCCATGTATCCGCCCTTGAGGAAACGGGCAATGATTCGGAGAAAGCTCGGGTCTCCAATACGTTCTTTCAGAAATGCCATCATCCACTTGTGGTCAACATGATCAAAGAAACCTTTGATATCCACATCCACGATGTAATTCACATATCTTCTCTCTATATACCCATTTAATACCTTCAATGCATCATGACAATTACGCTGGGGACGAAATCCAAATGAACAATCCAGAAAATCATTCTCATAGATGGCGTTCAAAATGGGCGCCATCCCTTTCTGAACAATTTTATCTTCGTGTTCAGGAATCCCCAGGGGTCTCTTCTTTCCCTTTTCATCCTTTGGAATATAGACCCGCTTATCTGGGCTGGGCCGATAGCTCTTCTGTTTCATTCTAGACACTAAGTCTTCGATATTTTCCTCAAGATTTTGCTCGTACGTTATCTTGGTTGTTCCCTTTACACCAGCTGCCTTACGGTTAGGGAGTTGGTGATGGCATTGCATAAGGTATTCAGGATTCAGCAGGTGCGCAAGAGATGTGAATGTCATAGCTGGGTTGTGCTTAGCTAATTCTGCTATCCTAGCAAGTTTTGTTTCCATTCCGTGTTCCTACCTCCGTGTGTAGGGAATGTGTCCCTTGTTAAGGTGATGTCGGCGTGACACTTGCCTTCCCTCTTTCGGCGTTACCCGACGTCATCGGTACTACGCGGTCATCCGACTTCCTGCTGTCGTCTGGTTTCCTCGCTTTGTATCGCTTGGTCAACCATACTCCCTTCGACTGAAGAAAGAACAAACAGGATCTCCCGAGTTCTCGTGTCATCATTGTATCGCATGCCTGGCTCTCCGACCCCGAGGGAGCTCCGTATATCTCACCGATAATGACATACGGAGTGTCGTTTTCCGGTCTTTCGACACCGTCAACCTCCCCGTTTTAACTATTTACGAGGCTCAATCACTTTCAGGCCTACGACCTAACTGTCTACGCTTAACCCAATGGATTACTCCGTTGAGTCCAAGACTCGCTATTGATGGCTTGGTTAGAGCCTTATCAAACAGGGGTTCCACCTGTTAAATGACACGACCTATGCTCGGTCGCTCCGAAAGCCTTAGTTGCACTTATGTAGGTAAGAAAGTTGATTTATACGTTCTTACCTACTAAAAAACAAAGGTTACCTTCTTAGTCTACTAAATGAAAAACGGTCTCCGAGCACTTTTTCTGCCATTCCGGTGCGAATGCTCAAAATAAAGTATAGGAGCATGCCAATCAGTACGCCAAATACTAAAATGGCAACAAAACCGGTCTGTCCGGACGTATCGAACACGACCATGCCGCCTTCGCGAACGATGTAGACCGATACGGCCATAATTGCCGTTATGCCGAGAATGACCGCGGCGTGCTTCCCGATTTGCGTATATTGATAAGCGGCAAATTTTCCGACTGCCCATATGTTAAAACCGATCGCCAATGTATAGCCAATGATGGTAGCCGCTACCCCGCCAACAGCCCCAAAACTGCTGATTAACCAATAATTGAGCACAAGCTTAAAGAAAAGCCCAATGCAAAGCCCGATCACAGCATATTTTTGCCGATTCATCCCTTGGAGTATTGCTGCTGTAACGGCGAAGATGGAAAACAAGATTGCCGCAGGAGCGTAGTAACTCAAAACCATGCTTCCCACTCCCAAATCTTCAAGCCCGTACAGGGAAGCGAAAGCCGGTGTCGCTAAAATGGTTAAACCAAAAGCTGCCGGGATAGTGAAAAATAAAATGATTTGGAAGGTCTTCGTAATAAGTCTGTGCATGCTTTCTGTATCGCGGTTTGTATTGGCTTTTGTAATGGCCGGAATAAGATTCACCGACATCGCTGTCGCTAATGCCACCGGGATCATGATTAATGCATGGGTTGTACGTGAGAACGCACCGAATGCCGTTTCTGCTTGTCCGGCATTCGCGCCGTAGCCGGCGGTCATTGCGTCATTAAAGGTGAACAAATCAATCGCTTGAAAGAGGGGGATCGCAAGCCCCACAAACGATAAAGGCAGCGCGTAAGCAATCAGTTCTTTATACATGGATGAAAGCGGCAGTTGATGGTCTTTTTTACTTTCTCTAATTTGCTCTTGAATTCCTGCCTTTCTTTTTTTCCAAAAATACAAGAGCACGGACAAAGAACCCAATCCACCGATTAACGCCCCGAATGTTGCCAAACCAACCGCGAGTCCCAATGACCCACCGAAAACTTCCAGGACGAGGAATGCCGCCGCAAGAATAAATATAATCCTGGCCAATTGTTCAATCACTTGGGATGCCGCGGTCGGACCCATGGACTGAAAGCCTTGAAAATAACCTCTGAACACGGCCATCCCCGGTATGATCAACAAGGCAAAGCTAACCATGCGGATCGTAAACACGACATCGCTATGACTGTTCCCGGACGAATCTCCACTGGGAAGGACCCAACCGGCAATGACCGGGGCCATTATAAACAAGCCCAAAAACGCGATAAAACCCGTGATCGTCATAAAAACAACGCCCGAGCGAAACAAGCGCTGTCCCGTCACGTAATCATCGAGAGCGTTGTATTTCGAAACAAATTTGGAAACCGCCATCGGCACGCCGAGGGTCGCCAAACTTAATAGAATCGTATACGGCAAGTATCCATATTGATAAAGGGCATTTCCCTGCTGCCCGACAAGCAATGTGAAAGGAAATATGTATAAGACGCCTAATAATTTCGATGTTATTGTTGCTCCCGTAAGCAACATCGTTCCCCGAACGAGTTTTGTATCCGACATCTTCCATCAACGCACCCTTCTTGCAAAAACCGTACAATGGTTATCTCTCGCATTTTATCATAAGTGTGGAAGGGAAACGAATGTCAAAATTGTGTCGCCGATTCATCGTTTGGGCCTGTTTTATGATTTTATGATAATATTTGTTGTGAAATCGACTTTTTTTCACAGGAAGGAGACCAAAATTGGAATATCGTTTTTTAGGAAACACTGGTGTAAAAGTCAGTGAAATCAGCCTCGGGAGTTGGCTCACTTACGGGGGTTATGTTGAAAAAGACGCAGCCCTTAAATCCATCCATAAGGCCTATAATCTTGGGATCAACTTTTTCGATACCGCCAATGTCTACCGGCGCGGGGAAGCAGAGAAGGTCGTCGGCGAAGCGTTGCGGGAATATACGCGCGAGTCATACGTGCTCGCAACAAAAGTCTTCAACCCCATGGGGGAAGGTCCAAATGACCAGGGGCTCTCTCGCAAACATATCATCGAACAATGCAACGCCAGTCTG harbors:
- the ltrA gene encoding group II intron reverse transcriptase/maturase, which produces METKLARIAELAKHNPAMTFTSLAHLLNPEYLMQCHHQLPNRKAAGVKGTTKITYEQNLEENIEDLVSRMKQKSYRPSPDKRVYIPKDEKGKKRPLGIPEHEDKIVQKGMAPILNAIYENDFLDCSFGFRPQRNCHDALKVLNGYIERRYVNYIVDVDIKGFFDHVDHKWMMAFLKERIGDPSFLRIIARFLKGGYMEQAKHYKTESGTPQGNLISPILANVYLHYVLDLWFEQHVKKRIKGQAYLVRYADDFVCCFQYHEDAHAFYDALKLRLNKFNLEVAEDKTQIIPFGRFAAENHKKAGKGNPPTFDFLGFTHYCGKSKKGKFRVKRKTSKKKIASKLKQTNQWLKAHRHLAMKDIVRRLSRSLNGYYNYYCITDNVTAVVRFRDAVIQQFFKWMNRRSQRKSFGWEKFQLFLIKFPLPKPRAKVNIYERRNHISYIL
- a CDS encoding putative polysaccharide biosynthesis protein — translated: MSDTKLVRGTMLLTGATITSKLLGVLYIFPFTLLVGQQGNALYQYGYLPYTILLSLATLGVPMAVSKFVSKYNALDDYVTGQRLFRSGVVFMTITGFIAFLGLFIMAPVIAGWVLPSGDSSGNSHSDVVFTIRMVSFALLIIPGMAVFRGYFQGFQSMGPTAASQVIEQLARIIFILAAAFLVLEVFGGSLGLAVGLATFGALIGGLGSLSVLLYFWKKRKAGIQEQIRESKKDHQLPLSSMYKELIAYALPLSFVGLAIPLFQAIDLFTFNDAMTAGYGANAGQAETAFGAFSRTTHALIMIPVALATAMSVNLIPAITKANTNRDTESMHRLITKTFQIILFFTIPAAFGLTILATPAFASLYGLEDLGVGSMVLSYYAPAAILFSIFAVTAAILQGMNRQKYAVIGLCIGLFFKLVLNYWLISSFGAVGGVAATIIGYTLAIGFNIWAVGKFAAYQYTQIGKHAAVILGITAIMAVSVYIVREGGMVVFDTSGQTGFVAILVFGVLIGMLLYFILSIRTGMAEKVLGDRFSFSRLRR